A window from Candidatus Bathyarchaeota archaeon encodes these proteins:
- a CDS encoding small multi-drug export protein — MFELAIFIVLSLTLECGMGIVYGVAIGYDPLFVFTAAILLNFLSVLLVTYLIEGLMNWKKGLRPWLEKKLQRGRKIIDKYGCIGIVLGIVVLSPIQLAIIGKLIGIKPSKLYPSLFGAIFVVAAFFFCVAEGVFKFVLSNPALPWLISLSWL; from the coding sequence GTGTTCGAGCTTGCAATCTTCATCGTGTTATCTCTTACTTTGGAATGCGGCATGGGGATAGTGTATGGAGTGGCAATTGGCTACGACCCTCTGTTTGTTTTTACGGCAGCTATCCTCCTCAATTTCTTATCCGTGTTGCTTGTTACTTACCTGATAGAGGGGTTGATGAATTGGAAAAAGGGTCTTCGACCATGGCTGGAAAAAAAGCTGCAACGCGGCAGAAAAATCATTGACAAATACGGATGCATTGGCATCGTTCTAGGTATCGTGGTGCTCTCACCCATACAGTTAGCCATAATCGGCAAACTAATCGGTATTAAACCCAGCAAGCTCTACCCCTCGCTGTTCGGCGCAATCTTTGTGGTAGCGGCCTTCTTTTTCTGCGTTGCAGAAGGCGTCTTCAAATTCGTTCTATCCAACCCTGCTCTTCCTTGGTTAATTAGCCTAAGCTGGCTCTAA